The Acinonyx jubatus isolate Ajub_Pintada_27869175 chromosome A2, VMU_Ajub_asm_v1.0, whole genome shotgun sequence genomic sequence TCTGGCTGCCACAACAGTCGTAAATCAGGGGAAGAGGGGGTGTCGGAAACGGGTCTGCGGAATGTCtggatggggcagggagggggtgagtGCTTAACTCTTAGAAGCACAGGGTGTGGGGCCAAGGGACTGGCTTGCCTGGCCCTGAGGATGCGGAAGAGCAGCCGGTACGGGACGCGGGGTCTTCCTGCTACTACAGCAGCGGCAACGAAGAGGTTATTTCCCCAGCCCAGGCTGGGGAATAAATTGAGGGTGCGAGGCGTCCCCACCCTCGGGATCTGCCCGTCACAATGGCCGCAGGAAGAGTCCTACTctgctctctgctgctcctcTCGCTGCAGCCGGGCCTCGGCAGGGGCCCTGGTGCTCGGGGGGCTCCGGTGGTGGAGGAAGAGCCACGAGGGACCCTGAGGCCGCAGCTGGGTAAGAAACCCCCGGACCCTGCACGActcccccactccttcctgcTCAGACCCTGCTCGCTGTCAGCTGCCCCTTGTCCCCTGCAGGTGCCCGCCTGCGCAGAGCCCTGGCCAGCCCATGCCAGCTGTGGAGCCTGCCCCTACCTGTGGCCGAGCTGGGTCTGGGCTACGCTTCCGAGGAGACAGTCATCTTCCGCTACTGTGCAGGCAGCTGCCCCCGCGGTGCCCGCACCCAGCATGGCCTGACGCTGGCCCGGCTGCggggccagggcagagcccacggTGGGCCCTGCTGCCAGCCCACCCGCTACACCGACGTGGCCTTTCTCGATGACCGCCACCGCTGGCAGCGGCTGCCCCAGCTCTCGGCGGCTGCCTGCAGCTGCGGCGGCTAAGGACGCCAGGCCTGGGGCCCTGCAGCCGCTTGAGGAGCCCTGCTGACCTTATCGGAGACTTGGATGCCGATGAGATCAGAggggcggtgggctgggggccgCCTGCAAGGAGCATAATAAACGAAACTGCTGCTGCATGACTGTGTTCAGCCAGGCTGTGCCCTGACCCTGCCACCGAGCTCCCTGTGCGTGGACAGGGAGGATCCTGGGCTTCCCCTGCACCTCTCGGCGCCTGCGAGCGGCCAGCTCAAGGAAGGCCAGTCTGTCTCTTTTCCAACTTTATTCACAAACGTGGTGTGTGTCTGGTGCGGGGGGAGAACCTGAGGGAAGGGCCTGGCGTTCAGCAGGCTGGGGGGGGCTGCCCAGGCCCACCTGGTCCCATCCCCTCAGGGAGGGAGCGGCAGATCACAGAGATGCGTCGGCCCCGGGGAACCCGACGCCCCCCAAAAAAGGACTCTTCATCCCGAAGAATCTCATGGGAGAAGTCATAACGGGCCGAGCCCCTGCAAGAGAAAACAGGCTCGGGctgggtggggtgagggcagCCCCTGCGCAGGGCAGGCTGCCTGGTGGGTGGGGCGcgcgggaggggggtggggggaggagatgATCGTGTCTGCGGGGAGGGCTGAAGAAGAGAAGGTGCGCAACGTGTGAGGTGGGTGAGCATCTGATGAGTtacgggtggggtgggggctccttGGCTGAGCAGTACCTAAGGATGTAGAGGGAGCCTGGCTCCAGCAAGAGTTCCAGCCACTCCCCCGGCTCCTGGGTGTGCACCAGCCGCATGACGCTGGGAGATAGTAGGGATAGGCCAGCGATGGTGGCTCCACAGAACTGGAAGAGAGGGCATGGTGGCCAGTCAGTCTGTGGCCTGGCCGGCCCACCCCCAGCTGGGGGCTCCAAGGCTCTGGCCGCCGCCCACCTTGATGCTGTCCACATGTGGCTTGATGTAGCCCCGAGGTTCCAGGTCCAGCACATGCACCGAGGGCAGCAGGGTCTGGCCAGGGCTAAAGGCGGCCGCTTGCACACGCTGCAGGATGGCCCGGCTTGCCTCTGACCAGCGTGACTTTTCTGTCTCTCGGAAGCCGTGGATGGCCTGCACGGAGAATTTGGGTCAGGCCAGGAAGCTCTCAGAGggaacagggaaactgaggcacggtggtggggggcagagtgCAGAGCAAAGGACTGGTTTTCCCAACATGACCCTTGACCCCGTCTTCAACTCACCACCTTGGTCCTATCTACCCTATAATCCTGGGTCTCAAACCCCAACCCCAACCCTTACCCCATCTAGGTCTAGTCCTACTCCTTTGTATCCGCCCTTGAGCTCCAATCCAGTCCCAGATCCAGTCCCCAACGCTGGTCCCCCCCCCGCAATACTCAATTTTGTCTCCGCCCACAACTTGATCCCACTCCAGTCCTCTGTCTCCGCACCCAACTGGTGACCCTCCCTCATCTCGCTCCACACCTGTTTCCGCCCCTAACCTTGGTCCTGTCCCCCAAACACCCCACAGTTCCAAGTCTGCCCTCCAGTTACGGCCCTGCCCTCATCTCCAAAGTGCTTTCCCGGCCAGCAAAACACCTCGGCATCAAACTCCGCCCCATGCCGCCAGCCGCGTTCCCAGCCGTAGCCCCCGGCGACCCAGCCGCTCCACCCCAGTCTTCACCTCTATCGTCACTGGCCCCGCCTCCGCCGTAGCCCCGCCCCGAGGCCCGCCCCCCGGGGCCGCCGGCCTCACCGCGTCCCAGTGAGCGTATTCGTAGCGGCGGCGGCGCAGCTCGGGCTCCAGCTCGCGGCTCAGCGTCTCCTCCTCGGCCGTGCTCAAGAAGCCGGGCCGCACCAGGGCCGCGTCCCGAAGGCGGCTTAGTACGGCTGGGCCCGAGCCCCGCACCCAGCTGGACCGGGGAAGGGTCCCCAGCGCCAGGCGGCCACTTGCGGCCATAGCCCCCAGAGCCGGGTCTTGGAAGCTGTCGGAGTCAGGGCAACGCCCCCGCTCCGGAGCCATTGGCTGTGGCTTCACCGAGCCCCTTCAGTGATTGGCCTTCCTCGGAGTCCCGCCTTGCTCTCCGCCCCGTCAAGAATACTGGTTGCTGCTCAGCTCGCGTCTCAAGCTATTGGCTCCCCATAGCACCCGCCTCCTTTCGCGCGCTATTGGGCGTCGTCCACGGTGGAGGCCGGGGGTCGGGGCTCGGCGGCGAGTTCTGGCCTCGAACGCGAGGTCAGGAGTTGCAGGAGGATTTAGGCCAACGCCCAGGTTGTGGAGTTGGCCAGGACTAGAGATTAAGGGGACAGCACAGTCAGGTTGAGATGAAGGGGTCAAAGGCACAGAGGTCAGGGCCAGAGGTCAAAGGCACAGGGAATGGGGCCAATTTAGAGGTTGGGGTCAAAGGTTAAAACCAAGCATCACCCTTTTCCCCTCGGGATTGAGTTATTCCCACCCCTGTACAAACAGACTGGCTCCCACCCGCCTGGGTGTCTCCCTATTTGTTGATCATCTGACTctcgatgtcagctcaggtcatgatcctagagtgGTGGGATGGTGTCTCTTTATACCTCAAGTCACCGGAAATATCAAGGACAGATGTCACAACCCGTCCTAATCCAATCATCAAAATTCAGAGGAAAGTCCACAGGACAAAGGACCTTGTTTCTCCAACAAGGGAATTtcaaaggaagacaagaaaatgagggagagattgagacagagatTAAGGGCAAAACCCACAGTTAAAGAGACTTTGAGATATCTCCACCAGTTGCAAGGTATGTGCCTTATTCGGAAGTTGatttgaacaaattaataaaaatagagaCAACTGGGGAAATTTGGACACTGGTTGACTATTTGACCGTAGTAAGTActgttatttttttaggtttcaaATGGCATTGTGGttgtcttttaaaagatttatccTTTTAGAAATACCTGTGGAAATATTGACTCCCTGACCCCTCCAGTGACAGCCCCATGTTCTCTGCTCTCCTTATACAACAAACTTCCTTGAAGAACTTGTCCAGCTCCCCTGTCTTCCTGCCCCTGCTGTCTGGATGCACTCCAATCTGGCTTTGGCCCCCACAGCACGGGAAATGCTCCTACTTGAGGCATAGTGACTTCCACTGTGCCAAATCCAGCAGCCAGTTCTTAGCCTGACTGCTTATTTATAGAGAtacgttattttattttacatttttatccccAGCTCTGACCGCAGATTCATCATCTCCTGGGATGTCTAAGGCACATCAACACCAGTAACAGCCAAACTCAACTTCTGATTCCCGGTCCCCCaaccagttcatgggttcaagccaggCGTCCGACTCTGCacggacagctcggagcttggagcccagaacctgcttcagattctgtgtctcactgtctctctgcccctccctcgcccctcccctgttcgcgctctgcctctctctcgaaaataaacaacacactaggggcgcctgagtggcccaaGAAAACCCAAAGCCCTGGCTGGGATCTGACCCCTTCTGACCACCTCGCTGGGGCTGCCAGCCTTCTTCTGATTATTCTGATTAGTCCACTTCTCCTAATGGGTCTCCAGGCTTCCACGCCGGCTGCACTTTGCCCACCACTCCGTGGGAGTCCTAGTAGTCCTGCTTTTTGTTCTTCTCAGAACCCTCCCGGGCTCATCTCCCTCCTTGCTCACATCTACCAGGCATGAAGATCtgtcctccttcctttctgctctcaaatctccactccccctccccccaccactccaCTTCAGCCACCTGAGCCTCCTTCTGGCCCCTCCCACAATGGtagccacagggcctttgcacttgctatgcCCGCTGCCTAGACTGCTGTGTTCCTCCCTCACCTCAGATGTCTTTGTTCAAGCCTCACCTCAGCAAGGCCTTCACTGGCCACCCCATCTAAAGCTGTCACGCACTCACACTGCATGTCTCTttccctgcttttaaaaaaaactgtctaCTCCCACAAGAATAAGTTCTTTGAGGACAGGGATCGTTGTTTTCTTCACAATACGCCGTGGTCTCTAGAACGGTGCCTGAAATGTCGTATTTGCTCAGTAGAGCTTGCTGAAGTTAGGGAACTGAAGGTCAGAGTCTCAGCGTCAGGGCGAAAGCAGAAGAGGCCTCGTGAAGGGCACACGGGTGCGTGCCGCGGTGGAGCGGGGAGGGAAGGCGACACAGATGGGGATCAAAGACTACAAAGATTTAATTGAAAATCACAGTGTCTCATTCAAGATATCTGCCCTTAGCGGCACACCCAAATCCCAGTTCCTCCTGAGGCCCTTCCGGCTCAGCAGCGAGGAGTGGGCAGGGCTTCAGCTGCAGGGTCTGACCGGcgcctggccccccacccccagctttccTCTGGAGGGTGAGGGCCAGGTCTCAGACACTTGCTGGGGCAGGTTCTGCTGTGGCCGCGGCCGCCACAGGCTCCTTTTGCACCAGCTCAGGCTCATCCTCACCGTCCTGGGGAGGGTGGACCAGAACCTTGTCTAAGATTCCAAACTCCTGGGCCTCCATGGGGCTCATGTAACGGTCCCGCTCCATGGCCGACTCTGCAGGGGAAGCAAGAAGCAGGACGTGTGCGGTTAAGGGCAGACACCTGGGGTCAGGTTTGGGTCCCCGTCCTGCGGCTGCTTTGCTGCGTGGCCTTGGCCTCCCCCTCTcggtgcctcggtttccccatcggTAAAATACCCGTTTccgttttgccttttttttcacttgttactGATGTATAATGTACACCCAGCAAAGGGCACAGATGGTAAGTGGACAGTGTGAATTTCAGCCTGAACTTGCCCACAAGGCCAGCACCCAGATCGAGAAATGGGATGTCACCAGACCCCCCCCCTGACCACTGCATCCCTGCTGGAGCCCCTGACTCCTCTGGCCCAAGAGGAACCACTAGCCTCACGCTGGGCTCACAGCATAGATAAGTctgcttcttttttgtttgtaaatGCGTGGAATCAGGGAGTATCTACTCCCTTTCGCCACTCAGCAACAGGATTTCGGGGTTCAGCCAGGCTGCCGTGTGTCGCTGTGGACGGGTCTCTCTCGTCGCCATATGGCGATTCCACAGCATAAACAAAGCCCTGACGCCCTCATCCCGCTGGCCACGTGGGTGTTTTCCAGGGCGGGCTCGCATACACAGGACCGCCGAAGCACTCCCTTCTCTTGGTTACATGCCGAGCAGGGGGGAACCATGGCATTTTGGGCAGTTTTAGCCCGAGCTGGTAGTGCCAGATGGCTTTCTCCTGCATCTGTATCGTTTTCACTGCCACCCGCAGCGGGTAAGCGTTCTGGTTGCTCCACGGGCATCTGGTgctgtgttttgtattttagCGGTTCTAGTGGATTGAAATGCTGTCTCGCTGTGGCCttaatttgcctttccctaaAAGCTGGTCatgtcagtttttttaaaaaaatatattggggcgcctgggtgtctcagtcggttgagcgtccgacttcggctcggagtctgtgagttcgagccccgcgtcgggctctgggctgacagctcagagcctggagcctgctttggattctgtgtctccctctctctctgccccaccccactcgcattctgtctctgtctctctcaaaaataaataaacattaaaaaaaaattaaaaaaaaatatatatgggctggggcgcctgggtggctcagtcggttgagcgtccgacttcagctcaggtcgtgatctcacggttcgtgagttcgagccctgcattgggctttgtgtcagagcctgctttggattccctgtccccctctctctgcctctcccttgcttatggttgctctctctctcaaaaataaataaacattaaaaaaaatatatatatacacacacacataagatatatatataacgtgtaaaaatatatacgtatatatacactttttgaaggaggctccatgcccaacgtggggcttgaactcccaaccctgagatcaagagtggcatgctctaccgactgggccacgcaggcacccctaatgatgttctttttaaatatcatcaCTAAAGATGACGggcatcttttcttgtatttcttggCCATTTGGAATATTCTTTACTGAGGACCCTGCTCAAACCTTTGACCCACTTCAGTGAAGTTTTTGCCAGGGTTCTGCAAGGAGGTCTTTTTAAAGTGCTTCGAACAGGGGTTCTCAGGTGACGGTGATTTTGACCCCTGGGGGACACCAGGTGATGTGTGGAGGCAGGTTTGGTGGTCACCCATGGaaggtgctactggcatccagtgggcAGTGGCCAGGGACGCTGCTCTATGTCCTCAATGGCCAGGACGGCCCCCACAACAGAAGATGACCCAGCCCTGAGTGTCAGCAGGGCCAGGGTCGAGAGGCCCTGGCTTAGCACAAGGCCTGCCGCATATGTTCGTGTTGGCTAAAATAAGGAGCAGCTGGCAGTCTGCCTGGGGCGGGGACACTCACCAATCACCTGCAGGCTCTGTTTGGTGTGCTTGGCATAGATACTGTAGAGCTGCTTCTTGAGTTTCATGATCTCCTCCGCCTGGATGGCGATGTCTGTGGCTTGGCCCTGGGGGGCGTCCCAAGGGGGTTAAGAGGGAGAAGGTTAGAATGAGCGTCAGCCGCGCACAGGGAGGCTGGAGAGGGTGTTCAGACAGGTGGGACAGGGCTTCTCGAGTCCTTCCACATCCTGCTGCGTCTTCAACCGCCATCGGGAAGGCTTCCGGTGTGAATTACACTGTCTTCCGTTCTGCGCGTGGAGCCTCGCCCTTCCCAGGGCAAGGGGATTCCTGGAGACAGCGGCCAGCTGGCCCACGAGTTTCACGGCAAACCGGCTGATCCAGAGGGCACACCCTCACCACCTCCTCCGTGGGGCTCTCACGTTCGGGGCCACTATCCCGTG encodes the following:
- the PSPN gene encoding persephin, producing MAAGRVLLCSLLLLSLQPGLGRGPGARGAPVVEEEPRGTLRPQLGARLRRALASPCQLWSLPLPVAELGLGYASEETVIFRYCAGSCPRGARTQHGLTLARLRGQGRAHGGPCCQPTRYTDVAFLDDRHRWQRLPQLSAAACSCGG
- the ALKBH7 gene encoding alpha-ketoglutarate-dependent dioxygenase alkB homolog 7, mitochondrial, whose protein sequence is MAASGRLALGTLPRSSWVRGSGPAVLSRLRDAALVRPGFLSTAEEETLSRELEPELRRRRYEYAHWDAAIHGFRETEKSRWSEASRAILQRVQAAAFSPGQTLLPSVHVLDLEPRGYIKPHVDSIKFCGATIAGLSLLSPSVMRLVHTQEPGEWLELLLEPGSLYILRGSARYDFSHEILRDEESFFGGRRVPRGRRISVICRSLPEGMGPGGPGQPPPAC